Proteins from one Bacteroidota bacterium genomic window:
- a CDS encoding UbiA family prenyltransferase has product MKNYLSLIKFSHTIFALPFAMIGFVLGIVWGKGDFYWTDLILVLGCMVFGRSAAMAFNRYIDRDIDKLNMRTLSREIPAGILSGSRVLLFVILNCIAFIVCAGFLNTLCLWLSPVALLIILGYSYTKRFTWLCHFVLGLGLSLAPIGAYIAVTEHFNLLPILYSMAVLTWVSGFDIIYALQDEEFDNTHKLFSIPAAIGKKNALMLSNIVHGITAILLIIAGVIGPFSFLYFIGAAIFISMLIYQHIIVKPNDLSKVNLAFFTTNGIASVIFGIFTITDLLI; this is encoded by the coding sequence TTGAAAAATTATCTTTCACTTATAAAATTCAGTCATACCATTTTCGCATTACCATTTGCAATGATTGGTTTTGTGTTAGGTATTGTCTGGGGCAAAGGCGATTTTTATTGGACGGATTTAATTTTAGTTTTAGGATGTATGGTATTTGGCAGAAGTGCGGCAATGGCTTTTAACCGATATATTGATCGTGATATTGATAAATTAAATATGCGCACACTAAGCAGAGAAATTCCTGCCGGTATTCTTTCAGGTTCTCGGGTATTGCTTTTTGTAATTCTTAATTGTATAGCATTTATTGTTTGTGCGGGATTTCTGAATACTCTTTGTCTGTGGTTGTCACCAGTTGCTTTATTAATTATTCTGGGATACAGTTATACAAAAAGATTTACCTGGTTATGCCATTTTGTTTTAGGGTTGGGATTATCGCTTGCACCAATCGGAGCTTATATAGCAGTAACAGAACATTTCAATCTATTACCTATTTTATATTCAATGGCAGTGTTAACTTGGGTGAGTGGATTTGATATTATTTATGCATTGCAAGATGAAGAATTTGACAACACACATAAATTGTTTTCTATACCTGCAGCAATAGGTAAAAAAAATGCGCTTATGCTTTCAAACATAGTGCATGGAATTACTGCAATACTTTTAATTATAGCAGGAGTAATCGGTCCTTTTAGTTTTTTATATTTCATTGGTGCAGCTATTTTTATTAGTATGTTAATTTATCAGCACATCATTGTAAAACCCAATGATCTTTCAAAAGTGAATTTAGCTTTTTTTACAACCAATGGAATTGCAAGTGTGATTTTTGGAATATTTACAATAACTGATTTGCTTATTTAA
- the ruvX gene encoding Holliday junction resolvase RuvX: MARIMAIDYGARRVGIAVTDPLQIIATALTTVPTEKIFEYLAAYFKNEQVEKIVVGYPTGLDRKPTHATPLVEIFITGLKKRWPDIELTTWDETFTSKMAVRSMIESGMKKKQRRDKSIIDKVSAVIILQEYLQHQ, encoded by the coding sequence ATGGCTAGAATAATGGCAATTGATTATGGAGCCCGTCGTGTAGGTATCGCAGTTACAGATCCCTTGCAAATTATTGCAACTGCTTTAACAACTGTGCCCACAGAAAAAATTTTTGAATATCTTGCAGCATACTTTAAAAATGAACAAGTTGAAAAAATAGTGGTTGGTTACCCCACAGGACTTGACAGAAAGCCAACGCATGCTACACCCTTGGTCGAAATATTTATAACCGGATTAAAAAAAAGATGGCCGGATATTGAGTTAACTACTTGGGACGAAACTTTTACATCTAAAATGGCTGTTAGGTCAATGATAGAAAGTGGGATGAAAAAAAAACAGCGTAGAGATAAATCCATTATTGATAAAGTGAGCGCCGTTATAATTTTACAAGAATATTTGCAACACCAATAA
- a CDS encoding peptide deformylase produces the protein MILPIVGYGNPVLKKVSDEIAPDYPELKTFIQDMWETMYNGKGVGLAAPQVGIDIRIFVMDSEQLVKENEDMEEDDEKYKITRGIKRVFINPTILNETGDAWVYEEGCLSIPDIRVKISRTEFVEISYFNENFEEQTERFDGMNARIIQHEYDHLQGILITDRVSPLKKSLLKGKLENIRKGKVDVKYRMRFAASK, from the coding sequence ATGATATTACCAATAGTAGGTTACGGAAACCCGGTTTTGAAAAAAGTTTCTGATGAAATTGCACCTGACTATCCTGAACTTAAAACGTTTATTCAGGATATGTGGGAAACCATGTATAATGGGAAAGGAGTGGGACTTGCGGCTCCGCAAGTAGGAATTGATATCCGCATATTTGTAATGGACAGTGAACAGTTAGTGAAAGAAAATGAGGACATGGAAGAGGATGATGAAAAATATAAAATTACCCGGGGTATTAAACGTGTATTTATAAATCCTACTATTTTAAATGAAACAGGAGATGCATGGGTGTATGAAGAAGGTTGTTTAAGTATACCTGATATCAGAGTTAAAATTTCCAGAACTGAGTTTGTTGAAATAAGTTATTTCAATGAAAATTTTGAAGAACAAACAGAACGGTTTGATGGAATGAATGCCCGCATTATTCAACATGAATACGATCATCTGCAAGGGATTTTAATAACGGATAGAGTTTCGCCATTAAAAAAGAGTCTGTTAAAAGGAAAACTTGAAAATATCCGTAAAGGCAAAGTGGATGTAAAATATAGGATGCGTTTTGCCGCTTCTAAATAA
- a CDS encoding carboxypeptidase-like regulatory domain-containing protein, translating into MHKFLFLFILMIGIRVTAQVNSEKLIQFTGIVMTSDSLIGIPFVNIYEKATLRGTSTNIKGFFSFVAQEGDTIMFSAVGFKEDSYVIPTGLKENRYSVIQLLTSDTVFLAETIIYPWPTPKDFKEAFLAYDVPDNYYDIARKNLEREQMKEMGLAMGYDADANQDYYTKQIGKELYYAGQNPPLTIFNVFNWIEFFEAWKRGDFKSNK; encoded by the coding sequence ATGCACAAGTTTCTGTTTTTATTTATATTAATGATTGGTATTCGTGTAACAGCACAGGTAAATTCAGAGAAATTAATTCAATTTACCGGTATTGTAATGACGAGCGATAGCCTTATCGGAATTCCTTTTGTAAATATTTATGAGAAAGCAACACTGCGTGGTACCTCTACAAATATTAAAGGCTTTTTCTCCTTTGTAGCACAAGAAGGCGACACCATAATGTTTTCAGCAGTAGGCTTTAAAGAAGATAGTTATGTAATTCCCACCGGCCTTAAAGAGAATAGGTATTCGGTTATACAATTACTCACCAGCGATACTGTTTTTCTTGCCGAAACCATTATTTATCCATGGCCGACACCTAAAGATTTTAAAGAAGCTTTTCTTGCTTACGATGTACCTGATAATTATTATGATATAGCAAGAAAAAATCTGGAGCGTGAACAAATGAAAGAAATGGGGCTTGCAATGGGTTATGATGCAGATGCAAATCAGGATTATTACACAAAGCAAATCGGTAAAGAATTATACTATGCGGGACAAAATCCTCCGTTAACAATTTTCAACGTATTTAACTGGATTGAATTTTTTGAAGCCTGGAAACGTGGCGATTTCAAAAGCAATAAATAA
- a CDS encoding T9SS type A sorting domain-containing protein — protein MKRFLSIVIFLLSTAIIFAQANVRSGSTTNPEIENLGGFKPDITTFTPDNGNVGGALNNTENTVSEPLQIENNSGDARGNFESGSIELTNLIVNIYPNPASDYILIELDQKCIGNISILNLVGNVIVNMEINSLNIRIDLTGLPEGIYFLDIQTDTDRVVKKIKIQK, from the coding sequence ATGAAAAGATTTTTATCAATCGTAATATTTCTGCTTTCAACCGCAATTATTTTTGCACAAGCTAATGTAAGATCCGGAAGCACCACAAATCCTGAAATTGAAAATCTTGGTGGTTTTAAACCTGACATTACCACTTTTACTCCTGATAATGGAAACGTAGGAGGCGCCTTGAATAACACTGAAAATACAGTGAGTGAGCCTCTCCAAATTGAAAATAATTCAGGTGATGCCCGGGGAAATTTTGAGTCAGGATCAATTGAACTGACAAACCTAATTGTCAATATTTATCCAAATCCCGCATCTGATTATATCCTGATTGAATTAGATCAGAAATGCATTGGTAATATTTCAATTCTAAATCTTGTAGGTAATGTTATTGTAAATATGGAGATCAACTCTTTAAATATTCGTATTGATCTTACAGGATTACCTGAGGGAATATATTTCCTAGATATACAAACAGATACAGATCGTGTTGTGAAAAAGATTAAGATCCAGAAATAA
- the gcvP gene encoding aminomethyl-transferring glycine dehydrogenase → MLKLRFTSKDTFESRHIGPRGNDIPEMLKKIGNDSIDQLIDQTIPEHIRLNRNLELDAPLTEYEYLANLRKIAAKNKVFRSYIGMGYYNTIVPSVIRRNILENPGWYTQYTPYQAEIAQGRLEALLNFQTVVAGLTGLEIANASLLDEGTAAAEAMDMFFYHKNNKDFASPKFFVDNKCFPQTIDVLKTKAAPLGIELVFGDFKSIQLDNTFFGVLLQYPNAEGAVYDYSDFIKTAHTHEIYVTMAADILALALLKSPGTLGADCAVGNTQRLGVPMGFGGPHAAYFATKDEFKRDIPGRIIGVSIDKYGNNALRMALQTREQHIRREKATSNICTAQALLAIMAGMYAVYHGEEGIKNIATQVHGLTCLLKNGLEKLGYKILNESFFDTITIEASGKIDAIKKQALDAEMNFFYGENNISIALDETSNLQDVTDIINVFANASGKSNGQSPDTKNVTSSLQNNLLREDDFLSHPIFNLYHSESEMMRYIKRLENKDLSLTTSMIPLGSCTMKLNAATELFPITWPEFSAMHPFVPKDQVKGYYEILTELEKDLCEITRFDACSLQPNSGAQGEFAGLMVIRAYHIDKGDSHRKVVLIPASAHGTNPASAVMAGMKVVVIKNDALGIIDIEDLKNKAQLHKNDLSCLMVTYPSTYGVYEEAITEICNIIHENGGLVYMDGANMNAQVGLTSPAKIGADVCHLNLHKTFAIPHGGGGPGMGPICVNEKLKPFLPKHSFVETGGEKGINSVNSAPFGSASILLISYAYIKMLGADGCTNATKFAILNANYLKACLEKQYDVLYSGEYGKVAHEFIIDFRKWKNSIHLEVEDIAKRLMDYAFHAPTVSFPVAGTLMIEPTESESKEELDRFVEAMLSIRAEIEEIENGKADQVNNVLKNAPHILNDITSDSWSHPYTRDKAAFPAPYVRDRKFWPSVARINNTHGDRNLICVCPPMEDYIVAEEVNV, encoded by the coding sequence ATGCTAAAACTGAGGTTTACTTCAAAAGATACTTTCGAGTCCAGACATATCGGACCAAGAGGAAATGATATTCCAGAAATGCTGAAAAAGATTGGCAATGACAGCATTGATCAACTGATAGATCAAACTATTCCTGAACATATTCGTCTTAACCGAAATCTGGAATTGGATGCTCCATTAACTGAATATGAATATCTCGCTAACCTGCGCAAAATCGCTGCGAAGAATAAAGTGTTCAGGAGTTATATCGGCATGGGATATTACAATACAATTGTACCTTCAGTTATCAGAAGAAATATTTTGGAAAATCCGGGTTGGTACACACAGTACACTCCTTATCAGGCAGAGATTGCGCAAGGAAGGTTAGAGGCATTATTAAATTTTCAAACTGTGGTTGCAGGGCTTACAGGTTTGGAAATTGCAAATGCTTCTTTGTTGGATGAAGGAACGGCGGCAGCAGAAGCAATGGATATGTTTTTTTATCACAAAAACAATAAGGATTTTGCTTCACCAAAATTCTTTGTTGATAATAAGTGCTTTCCGCAAACGATTGATGTGCTGAAAACAAAAGCTGCACCACTTGGAATTGAACTTGTATTTGGTGATTTTAAATCAATACAATTAGACAATACTTTCTTTGGTGTTTTATTGCAATATCCAAATGCAGAAGGTGCAGTATATGATTATTCTGATTTTATTAAAACAGCACATACCCATGAAATTTATGTAACAATGGCTGCGGATATTTTAGCACTTGCATTATTAAAATCTCCCGGAACTTTAGGTGCTGATTGTGCTGTAGGAAATACACAACGCTTGGGTGTACCTATGGGATTTGGTGGTCCGCATGCCGCATATTTTGCAACTAAAGATGAATTTAAAAGAGATATTCCCGGAAGAATAATTGGTGTTTCCATTGACAAGTACGGTAACAATGCGTTGCGTATGGCATTGCAAACTCGTGAGCAACATATTCGCAGAGAAAAAGCAACTTCAAACATTTGTACTGCACAAGCATTGCTTGCAATTATGGCGGGAATGTATGCCGTATATCATGGTGAAGAAGGTATTAAAAATATTGCAACCCAAGTGCATGGCTTAACTTGTTTATTGAAAAATGGATTGGAAAAATTAGGCTATAAAATTTTGAATGAATCCTTTTTTGATACAATCACTATTGAAGCATCAGGAAAAATAGATGCGATTAAAAAACAAGCACTTGATGCAGAAATGAATTTCTTTTATGGAGAAAATAATATTTCAATAGCGCTTGATGAAACTTCAAATTTGCAGGACGTAACAGATATTATTAATGTATTTGCAAATGCATCAGGCAAAAGCAATGGTCAATCTCCTGATACAAAAAATGTAACCTCATCACTGCAAAATAATCTGCTCAGAGAAGATGATTTTTTATCACATCCTATCTTTAATTTATATCACAGCGAAAGTGAAATGATGCGGTATATTAAACGATTGGAAAATAAAGATCTTTCATTAACTACATCCATGATTCCATTGGGATCCTGTACAATGAAATTAAATGCTGCTACGGAATTGTTTCCGATTACATGGCCGGAGTTCAGTGCTATGCATCCGTTTGTTCCAAAAGATCAGGTGAAAGGCTACTATGAAATATTAACTGAGCTTGAAAAAGATTTATGTGAGATCACAAGATTTGATGCATGTTCATTACAACCGAATTCAGGTGCGCAAGGCGAGTTTGCAGGCTTAATGGTAATTCGTGCTTATCATATTGATAAAGGTGATTCGCACCGCAAAGTAGTTTTAATTCCGGCTTCTGCTCATGGAACAAATCCGGCGAGCGCAGTAATGGCAGGAATGAAAGTAGTTGTTATTAAAAATGATGCTTTAGGAATTATTGATATTGAAGATTTAAAAAATAAAGCACAGCTACATAAAAATGATCTTTCCTGTTTAATGGTTACTTATCCTTCTACTTATGGAGTGTATGAAGAAGCTATCACCGAGATATGTAATATTATTCATGAGAATGGCGGATTAGTTTATATGGATGGTGCAAATATGAATGCACAAGTGGGTTTGACCAGTCCTGCAAAAATTGGTGCCGATGTTTGTCATTTGAATTTGCATAAAACATTTGCAATTCCTCATGGCGGCGGCGGTCCGGGCATGGGACCTATTTGTGTAAACGAAAAATTAAAACCGTTTTTACCCAAACATTCATTTGTGGAAACCGGTGGTGAAAAAGGAATTAATTCGGTGAATAGTGCACCATTTGGAAGTGCAAGTATTTTATTGATTTCTTATGCATATATAAAAATGTTGGGAGCTGATGGTTGTACAAATGCAACGAAGTTTGCAATCCTAAATGCGAATTATTTAAAAGCATGTTTAGAAAAACAATATGATGTGTTGTATTCCGGTGAATATGGTAAAGTAGCACATGAATTTATTATTGATTTCAGAAAATGGAAAAACAGTATTCATCTTGAAGTAGAAGATATTGCAAAGCGATTAATGGATTATGCATTTCATGCACCCACTGTTTCTTTTCCGGTTGCAGGCACATTAATGATTGAACCAACAGAGAGTGAAAGCAAAGAAGAGTTAGACAGATTTGTGGAAGCAATGCTTTCTATCCGTGCGGAAATTGAAGAGATTGAAAATGGAAAAGCAGATCAAGTGAATAATGTTTTGAAAAATGCACCGCATATTTTAAATGATATTACAAGTGATTCCTGGAGTCATCCTTACACAAGAGATAAAGCTGCATTTCCTGCACCGTATGTGCGTGATAGAAAATTCTGGCCCAGTGTTGCAAGAATAAATAATACACATGGTGATCGCAATTTAATTTGTGTGTGTCCACCAATGGAAGATTATATAGTGGCAGAAGAAGTAAATGTGTAA
- a CDS encoding acetyl-CoA hydrolase/transferase family protein — translation MPNYVSAEEALQCIHSGDTVFIQGSAQTPIVMLHKLAERKDELRHVQLVFISLYGDIMLDKPEFEEAFDLNSMFVSGTLRNAVNEGRADYIPVFLSEIPELFKQKILDLDVAIVQVSPPDKHGYCSLGVSVDIARTAVNTAKLVIAQVNPNVPRTHGDSLIHSTRFHKMVWIESPLLEITFGEEILESDALIGKYIAELIDDGSTLQMGIGSIPEAVLRCLTNHKNLGVHTEMFSDGLIPLFESDVVNNKFKVIEPNRTVTGFALGTKKLYDYVHDNPGFAFMDIDYVNEPAVIKLNPKVCAINSCIEVDLTGQVVSDSIGTYQYSGVGGQMDFIRGAALSVGGKPIIALSSRTKKGISRIVPILKPGAGVVTTRAHVRYIVTEYGVAFLFGKNLRQRAKALIEIAHPEDRELLHKSCYERFKIFV, via the coding sequence ATTCCTAATTATGTAAGTGCTGAAGAAGCATTGCAATGTATTCATTCAGGTGATACTGTGTTTATTCAAGGCAGTGCGCAAACACCAATTGTTATGCTACATAAGCTTGCGGAACGGAAAGATGAACTTCGTCATGTGCAACTTGTCTTCATAAGTTTATACGGCGATATCATGTTGGATAAACCGGAATTTGAAGAAGCATTCGATTTAAATTCCATGTTTGTTTCAGGAACGCTCCGCAATGCAGTGAATGAAGGAAGAGCAGATTATATTCCTGTTTTTTTAAGTGAAATTCCGGAGTTGTTTAAACAAAAAATTCTGGATTTGGATGTTGCAATAGTGCAGGTTTCTCCGCCCGATAAACACGGCTATTGTTCGTTGGGTGTATCAGTAGATATTGCACGCACTGCAGTAAATACAGCTAAGCTTGTAATTGCACAAGTAAATCCGAATGTTCCTCGCACACATGGTGATAGTTTAATTCATTCTACACGCTTTCATAAAATGGTTTGGATAGAATCACCTTTACTTGAAATAACATTTGGAGAAGAGATTTTGGAGAGTGATGCATTGATAGGAAAATATATTGCAGAATTAATTGATGATGGCAGCACTTTACAAATGGGAATCGGATCGATACCGGAAGCTGTATTGCGATGTCTTACCAATCATAAAAATTTGGGTGTACATACTGAAATGTTTTCGGATGGATTAATACCCTTATTTGAAAGTGATGTTGTGAATAATAAATTTAAAGTGATAGAGCCAAACAGAACTGTAACCGGTTTTGCTCTTGGTACAAAAAAGTTATATGATTACGTGCATGATAATCCGGGGTTTGCATTTATGGATATTGATTATGTGAATGAACCTGCAGTGATAAAATTAAATCCAAAAGTATGTGCAATTAATAGTTGTATAGAGGTAGATCTTACCGGACAAGTAGTTTCTGATTCAATTGGTACATATCAATATTCAGGTGTGGGCGGACAAATGGATTTTATTCGTGGTGCTGCATTAAGTGTAGGAGGTAAACCTATTATCGCACTTTCATCAAGAACGAAAAAAGGTATTTCACGTATTGTGCCGATACTTAAACCCGGTGCCGGTGTAGTTACCACTCGTGCGCATGTGCGCTATATAGTTACGGAGTATGGTGTTGCATTTTTATTCGGGAAAAATTTACGACAGCGGGCAAAAGCATTAATCGAAATTGCACATCCGGAGGATAGAGAGTTGTTACATAAATCTTGTTATGAGCGATTCAAAATTTTTGTATAA
- a CDS encoding T9SS type A sorting domain-containing protein yields MKKKITNLNTMLIGYSALSVSFLLIAQKSDAQIIYTDIDPDEMLLPYYDDGFDMDINGDGTNDFHFQVYSWGFTAYAGYEYFAAIQPLGSNAAGYILDSSFRECSSYLNVQKVAPVLNAEDTISADMQFANEEIIFASVSQDDYPCYGSGQMLGSWVNKSEKFCAIKFKIDSEYHYGWIRMSMNEFYEITIHDYAYESLPDVPIIAGRTTGTIAEATGKVSDVLLSDISDNLNVTDLQVNFTKAEEESAIDAYHVFISPTNESAYFTTEFALALPEDRFTSILPTGENITANFTEDVKDIFGFDIVPGVIYYAGVLSYNHFATYPMSVSDVSNGVELNLPVSIQSLQSSANIYYADAQLHVHSYDLFRDTNLSIYDIAGKKVFTKTITQKDELIDINIPTGIYTITMQSPTNFISGKLFCGK; encoded by the coding sequence ATGAAAAAGAAAATAACAAACCTCAATACAATGCTGATTGGTTATTCTGCATTAAGTGTATCTTTTTTATTAATTGCTCAGAAATCTGATGCACAAATCATTTACACAGATATAGATCCGGATGAAATGCTATTGCCATATTATGATGATGGTTTTGATATGGATATAAATGGCGATGGAACCAACGATTTCCATTTTCAAGTGTATAGTTGGGGTTTTACTGCCTATGCAGGATATGAGTATTTCGCTGCTATTCAACCTTTGGGAAGCAATGCGGCAGGATATATTTTGGACAGTTCATTTCGAGAATGTTCTTCATATTTAAATGTGCAGAAAGTAGCACCTGTACTCAATGCAGAAGATACCATAAGCGCAGATATGCAGTTTGCAAATGAAGAAATAATATTTGCATCAGTTTCACAAGATGATTACCCTTGTTATGGTAGTGGTCAGATGCTGGGATCATGGGTAAATAAATCTGAAAAATTTTGCGCCATCAAATTTAAAATTGATAGTGAATATCATTACGGCTGGATACGCATGAGTATGAATGAATTTTATGAAATAACAATTCACGATTATGCTTATGAATCATTACCTGATGTACCTATAATTGCGGGCAGAACTACTGGAACAATTGCTGAGGCTACCGGTAAAGTTTCGGATGTTTTACTTTCAGATATTTCGGACAACTTAAATGTAACTGATTTACAAGTGAATTTTACAAAAGCAGAAGAAGAATCTGCCATTGATGCTTATCATGTTTTTATTTCTCCAACAAACGAAAGTGCATATTTTACAACAGAATTTGCTTTGGCTTTACCAGAGGATAGATTTACTTCTATTTTGCCTACCGGTGAAAATATAACTGCAAATTTTACTGAAGATGTAAAAGACATTTTTGGATTTGATATTGTTCCCGGAGTTATTTATTATGCAGGTGTGTTAAGTTATAACCATTTTGCAACTTACCCTATGAGTGTTTCAGATGTTTCAAATGGTGTTGAATTGAATTTACCTGTTTCTATACAATCACTTCAATCGTCAGCAAATATTTATTATGCCGATGCTCAACTTCATGTGCATTCTTACGACTTATTTAGAGATACAAATCTTTCAATTTATGATATTGCCGGTAAGAAAGTATTTACAAAAACAATTACTCAAAAGGATGAATTAATTGATATAAATATTCCGACAGGTATTTACACAATCACAATGCAATCACCTACAAATTTTATATCCGGAAAATTATTTTGCGGAAAATAA
- a CDS encoding alpha/beta hydrolase: MKSTTTRHYIFSNRNYAWQFEKEVFLDDWDTQEVYNTRFAFFNCADNSVEIIPELKNEDEISKNKTQVQYSRLGSIEKLKGSQRFFAELYQDIKTEYESGNTTQNQTLIFLFGFWVSQAKAIDFLKQMHEKYITDPNSPFKRIIMYNWPSQTGKILPEKIGMVNWNQTLERTKACGNILSNFYEKLWRFGEQYVKKEDADFYKNVYQKNFSIMTQSMGNQVFGYFVKKITRYKKAKLPKFQQAFMMAPDLDNDVFEPECILENVDRIAEKVFVFYRMDDSALSLSRFLFAMKDRLGTTGLHKKKMKVGIIIPVNANNLHDLKLKEKGDDHRYFITSNSQIPSSIKQFAMVNDLNAFAGLTYNNSKAELEIT; this comes from the coding sequence ATGAAATCAACTACGACTCGCCATTACATTTTTAGCAATCGCAATTATGCATGGCAATTTGAAAAAGAAGTATTCTTAGATGATTGGGATACTCAGGAAGTGTATAATACAAGATTTGCATTTTTTAATTGTGCCGACAATTCTGTTGAAATAATTCCTGAATTAAAAAATGAAGATGAAATTTCTAAAAATAAAACGCAGGTGCAATATTCCCGCTTAGGTTCTATTGAAAAATTAAAAGGATCACAACGTTTTTTTGCTGAATTATATCAGGATATTAAAACAGAATATGAATCGGGAAATACAACACAAAATCAAACTTTAATTTTTCTCTTCGGATTTTGGGTATCTCAAGCCAAGGCAATTGATTTTTTAAAACAAATGCATGAGAAATATATAACTGATCCTAACAGTCCTTTTAAACGCATTATCATGTATAATTGGCCAAGCCAAACCGGAAAGATATTACCCGAAAAAATTGGAATGGTTAATTGGAATCAAACTTTAGAAAGAACAAAAGCATGTGGTAATATTCTCTCTAATTTTTATGAAAAGCTATGGCGTTTTGGTGAGCAATATGTAAAAAAAGAGGATGCGGATTTCTATAAAAATGTGTATCAAAAAAATTTCAGCATCATGACACAGTCAATGGGTAATCAGGTGTTCGGATATTTTGTAAAAAAGATTACCAGATATAAAAAAGCAAAGCTCCCGAAATTTCAACAAGCATTTATGATGGCACCCGATTTAGATAATGATGTATTTGAACCAGAATGTATTTTGGAAAACGTAGATAGAATTGCAGAAAAAGTATTTGTGTTTTACAGAATGGATGATTCCGCACTTTCACTTTCACGATTTTTATTTGCAATGAAAGACCGATTAGGTACAACAGGATTGCACAAGAAAAAAATGAAAGTTGGAATTATTATTCCGGTGAATGCAAATAATTTACATGATCTTAAATTAAAAGAAAAAGGAGATGATCATCGGTATTTTATTACAAGTAATTCACAAATTCCAAGCAGTATAAAACAATTTGCGATGGTGAATGATTTAAATGCATTTGCAGGATTAACCTACAATAATTCTAAAGCAGAGTTGGAGATAACGTAA
- a CDS encoding deoxyhypusine synthase family protein, translating to MGPISQFMQHHYRHFNSAALMDAAKGYETHLNEGGKMMITLAGAMSTAELGISLAEIIRQGKVDIISCTGANLEEDIMNLVAHTHYERVPNWRDLTPQDEWALLEKGLNRVTDTCIPEEEAFRKIQKHIHKIWKDAQTAGERYFPHEYMYKLLLSGVMENDYEIDKKNSWMLAAAEKNIPIIVPGWEDSTMGNIFASYCIKGELNPSTMKSGIEYMMFLTEWYRSNSAGKGVGFFQIGGGIAGDFPICVVPMMYQDLEWHDVPFWSYFCQISDSTTSYGSYSGAVPNEKITWGKLDINTPKFIIESDATIVAPLIFAWLLGW from the coding sequence ATGGGACCTATATCACAATTCATGCAACATCATTATCGTCATTTCAATTCAGCCGCTTTAATGGATGCAGCTAAAGGATATGAAACACATTTGAATGAAGGTGGGAAGATGATGATTACACTTGCCGGTGCAATGAGTACTGCTGAACTTGGAATTTCACTGGCAGAAATTATTCGTCAGGGGAAAGTAGATATCATATCATGTACCGGTGCAAATCTTGAAGAAGATATTATGAATCTTGTGGCGCATACGCATTATGAACGTGTCCCTAATTGGCGTGATTTAACACCGCAAGATGAATGGGCTTTATTGGAAAAAGGTTTGAATAGAGTAACGGATACTTGCATTCCTGAAGAAGAAGCATTTAGAAAAATTCAAAAACATATTCATAAGATATGGAAAGATGCACAAACAGCAGGTGAGAGATATTTTCCTCATGAATATATGTATAAATTATTGTTGAGTGGTGTGATGGAAAATGATTATGAAATTGATAAAAAAAATAGTTGGATGCTTGCAGCAGCAGAAAAAAATATTCCGATCATAGTTCCAGGCTGGGAAGATAGTACGATGGGAAATATTTTTGCTTCTTATTGTATCAAAGGTGAATTGAATCCTTCCACTATGAAATCAGGTATTGAATACATGATGTTTTTAACTGAATGGTATAGAAGTAATTCAGCAGGTAAAGGAGTTGGATTTTTCCAGATTGGTGGTGGTATTGCAGGTGATTTTCCTATTTGTGTTGTGCCGATGATGTATCAGGATTTGGAATGGCATGATGTACCGTTCTGGAGTTATTTCTGTCAGATTAGTGATTCAACCACTTCTTATGGTTCTTATTCAGGAGCAGTACCCAATGAAAAAATTACATGGGGGAAATTAGATATCAATACACCGAAATTTATAATCGAAAGCGATGCCACCATTGTAGCACCACTTATTTTCGCATGGTTATTAGGTTGGTAA